The Winogradskyella schleiferi genome has a window encoding:
- a CDS encoding DUF1572 family protein, with product MENSFLTSVIKQFEYYKSLGDKTIDRLTIEELKKEFVNDSNSIAIIVKHITGNMLSRWTNFLTEDGEKEWRQRDEEFIENFKSKDDLLDAWNKGWICLFNAIKPLNSADLENVIYIRNQGHSVTEAIHRQMMHYAYHVGQMVLIGKLIKGINWESLSIAKGQSKIYNKDNFDKDRSRKHFTDDF from the coding sequence ATGGAAAATTCATTTTTGACAAGTGTCATAAAACAATTTGAATACTATAAATCCCTTGGCGATAAAACCATTGACCGACTTACGATTGAAGAGTTAAAAAAGGAGTTTGTTAATGATTCCAATTCTATAGCGATAATAGTAAAACATATTACAGGCAACATGCTTAGTCGCTGGACTAATTTTTTAACGGAAGATGGCGAAAAAGAATGGCGACAACGTGATGAAGAATTTATTGAGAATTTCAAATCGAAAGATGACTTATTAGACGCCTGGAATAAAGGTTGGATTTGCTTATTTAACGCTATTAAACCATTAAATTCAGCTGATTTAGAGAATGTTATTTACATTAGAAATCAAGGCCATTCAGTAACCGAAGCCATACATAGACAAATGATGCATTATGCCTACCACGTTGGTCAAATGGTACTTATTGGCAAATTGATTAAAGGTATCAATTGGGAAAGCCTATCCATCGCTAAAGGCCAATCCAAAATTTACAACAAAGATAATTTCGACAAAGACAGAAGCCGAAAACACTTTACCGATGACTTTTAA